The Phyllostomus discolor isolate MPI-MPIP mPhyDis1 chromosome 9, mPhyDis1.pri.v3, whole genome shotgun sequence nucleotide sequence CTCGTCCCTGTGCACCTTGTCGATGTGTTTGGCCAGGCTGCTGGGCCGCTTGGTGTCGAAGCTGCAGAAGTCGCACTTGAAGGGGCGGTCCTTGCAGTGGACCCGGCTGTGCACGCGCAGGGCGGCCGCGCTGGAGCAGGAGTAGCTGCACTCGGGGCACTTCTCGGGGTGGTCGGCCTGGTGCAGCCGGCTGTGCTCCAGGAGGTCCGCCCGGTCCCGGCCCTGGAAGGCGCAGTGCAGGCACTTGAAGGTGTGCTTGATGCGGACGTGGGACTTGAGGTTGGCCTTCATGGTGCAGCGGACGTCGCAGAACTCGCACTTGAAAGGCTTCTCCCCCGAGTGCACGATCATGTGCCTTTTCAAGTCCGAGCTGATTTTGAACTTGGCGCTACAGAGCCAGCACTGGAAGGGGGTGTCCCCTAGCAACGGAAGGTGTGTTTCCATTAGAGCAGGCAGGCAACACAGAGCTCCCCCCAAACACGCGTCAGGACACCTGGCCGCAAAGAGACAGTGGGGTCTCCTGAACTCCGGCTACCTGCTAGCCTCCTAGTAACACCGTTTCCCAGGTACAGTATTAGCTCGCTGAGTCCTCACAAGAGTCCTGTGAGGGGGTACGGCCCCCCTATCTTACAGAGGGGATAACTGATGCTCAGAGGCCAAGTTATTGGTCTAAATAGTGGGGATGTGAGCCCAGGCATCGTGGCATCCAAGTCCATACTCTTCGCCAGGGTCACTTGGATTTTGATTCTAAACCCCCATTTAACCCCACATCCCCAAAACTGAACAGGGAAGAAGGACGAGGTGCATACAATGTTACAAACAACTGTTCCAAGTCCAGCTCAGATTCAGAAACATGCTTCCTCTAGCGTTTAAGCCAATTACATTGGATACTTGGCTTGTGTTACTAGCGAAAGTGTCAGTTTTACAACCACAAGACTGAATTGTATTTAGAAAAGTAACACAATTCACGGCTGCAGGGGACCAACGCTGAAAAGCCAGAGCCACCTCCGCACCCCTGGAGGCgctgggaagggttttcaggtcTTTGGGAGGTTGTTACTTTATAAACATCGTCGGCAGTGACCACAGGCCAAGATGAGGCTCCTTTACTCACGCTCCACGAGCATCCCGACCCCCAGCGGCCCCCTGGCTCCCAGAGGCCCCCTGCATTGCTGCCTGTGATGTTATCCTTCCAGCATTACCTCTAAACTGAGTGGCAGCCTCACAACTTTCATCCACCAGCTTAGGGGGGTGAGTTCTCAGGACTCCCTCCTCTGGTCAGAAACAGCTCCGTTTCTACATTTCAGTTCAGTAACACTTGCATTCCAACCCTGACTTCTCAGGCCTTAACTAGCTGTTTGCAACGTGAGAGTCAAGCTCCACCAAGTCCTCTCTTAATGCGGTCAGCGGGTTCTTTGACTTTAGGCGGAATGGCGTATAATGAGACCAACCCTACCACGGGCTACAGAGTTCCGCTCCCGTCAATGTCGTAGTGAAACAATGTTATCAGAGGACGTGCTGCAGAAGTAAGTTACATTACAACTGGGTACGTGATGTTCATCAGAGCCAACGACTGCACCAGGATTGTGTCCCTCCTCCTTCAGGGTCACTGCCACAGCTGGGCCAGCTGATGGTGTTGCTACTAGCACCAAGGTCAAAATGGATCCTCTCTTCCTACCTGCTCATTTCAGGCCCTGTTTTACCATGCATGCTCCTTGACTAGACTGTGCATTTCTTGAGAAAAAAGGATCTCATGATGATCTCTACTTGTCCAGCCTCTTAACTATGTAATCAGCATTTACATGGGATTTCTGACATGCTAATTCTTTTCTCTTAACCTCCCACACCAGTATCATCCCGATACTTCCCTTCATTGCAATCCCAGTTAGCGACAGATATTCACTCATCATGTCCAatgctttctcccttcttttgCTAGAGTTTGGCTTCTAGTACCTTCCACGAGAATGGTGGCTCAGAGGAAAACCTGAGTCCTTGCATACACCTGGGTCTATTCTGCTTTCCTACTTGAAAGAGTTTGGCCAGGCATAAGATTCTACGCTCAGACTGATTTTCCAGCTTCGAGGGCACTGTCCCACGGTCTCCCGGGAGCCACTGGCATTGAGGAGCCCTCTCAGGCACAGCCTGCTCCAGCCACCGGCCACCCTGGCTCTGCTGGCCCCACgggtgccctcccacccccacggccCCTTAGAATCGTGACTCTTTTCCTCACTTCATTTCTCACGTCTACTTTCTTCTCTGCCTAGAACTCGTCAGCAATCAGACATCCAGATCCctattatttttcagttctccaactcaatattgtttttcttgatctctgaagtttttttttaactttacagcCAGTAATCCTAGTTTTCATTCACACCTCTTTGTTCTTACTGCCTTTTCATAAGAACACGTTTGGGTTGTGACATTTCTGCCAGTGGGTAGATACCAATTAGAACTGAAAAATTCTTGTCTATCGCCCGAATACTCTGTTAGCTCCGGGAGCAGTTACTGTTAGACTCGGCACTTTTTATGCCATCATTTCCCGCAAATGACGCAGAGTCCATGGTTGACAGTTTGTTTAGGAAGAGTGGGTTGGTGTGAGGATCAGACACAGGGGCCACAGACGGTACCTGCTTGGGAGTTTGGGCCACTTTGCCAACAGGCTTCGGCTTCTCGGAGCTCCGTGGCCCCGGCAGGCTACGAGCCGGTTCCGAGTCCAGAATGCTCAGGATGGCCGGATGCTGGCCAGACCGACTGCCTCCCATTTGTCTGTCGGGACAGCTTTCTGGACTCAGTTTTAGATGCCAGCATATTTCCTTCTGCTGGCCGTCTTCCACGAATTCACTGAAAATTCTCATTTTATGAACCTCCTTGTGAGCCTCCCAGCCCCCGTTTTTCTGTACCACCCGGGCTGGCTGGGCCTGCCCTTGGATGGACCGTTATTTCAATGGCACCTCACAAAGAAGAGCAGAGACTTTGCTCTTTGCAGAGTCTAATTTCTAGAACTAGAAGTGTGTGAGCTGCAGTAACACCCAACTGATTCTGCTACGTGGTTGTGAACTAGAAGCTGTGCAATCAGCGTTCAAGTGAAATGTCCGAAACACCTACTTTACACACCGCATCACTCAAGACACCTCTCCGCTTGCTTCTCGACTGCTGCGCTGGCTGCTCACCCCCCGCTGTGCTCTACACAGTCAAGTTCCAGATCCCACTGTCAGATTTTTAGGTTTTACTAAACACCACCGCCCCGGCACACGAAAAAACCCACCAGTCTCACAACCACCACAGAGACGTCCAATTTCCTAACCACCGCGCTATTTAACTCGCTTGTGCTTCTGGTACCCAAAGGCGGGAACCCTGGAGACCGCGCTGGGCCCCGCGGCTTCGGGCCAGGGCCTCACCTGTGTGGGAGCGCAGGTGCACGGTGAGCTGGCTGGAGTTGCGGCTGGCGTAGGGGCACAGCTGGCACTGGTACGGCCGCTCGTCCGAGTGGATGCGCAGGTGCTTCTTGAGGCTGCTGCTGTCCACGGCGGCGTAGTCGCACAGGTGGCACTTGTGGGGCTTCACGCTGGTGTGGCAGCGCATGTGCATGGTCAGGTTGTCCTTGCGGCTGAAGCACTTGTCGCAGAACTCGCACTTGTGGGGCTTGTCTCCTTCGGGCACACGAGAGAGTCAGGGTTTTACGGGCTGCTCGGGAAGGCGGCCGCAGAGAGATCTGACCTAAATAGTGGCCTGGGCGCATACGGGTTGCCTCTTCCCGCTGCCCCAACGCCCACCCGGACATACAGACACTTGACTCTAGACGATCCCCCGGGGAGGTGCAAAGGCGTGCCCTTCGCCGAGGGGTCGGGAATGATGGAGAACCCTCAGGGACCCAGTCGATAAAAGCCAGGCTGGAGGAGCAAATCACAGGCCACGCCAGCCCCATCGGGAAAACGGGAGCGGCGAGATAGCACTCAGGATCCCAAGTGGCAGGTCTCGGGGTCTCGGAGCAGCTGTGGGGCTCACAAGTTGAGGGACCACATGAAGAACGGTCAGTGggaccctcccttccctgcacccACCTGCATGCGGCGGTGGGTGCTGCTCTCCCACAGCCTCCTTTCCCCCAGCtagcagggagggagggcgctCAGACCAGAGAAACACCGAGAAGGCCCCAAGCAGCTAGACACCCCGGGAGAGTCAGAACCCCACGCCCAGAACACCTTCACCAGACAGAGCGTTCCTCTCCTCCCCTACAACCCCTGAGACCTGTCACGTCCAAGTACAAGTCGTTCCGCCCAGGGACCAATGCTCGGGGCAAGCGGGAACCGGAAAGACACGCCTGCATCAATTCACTACGTGGAGAAACGATTCACCTcattgtggtgagaacatttaagatccaCTCTCCTGGCAACTGTCCCGTAGGCAGCACACAACACTGTCTCGTTCACTAGGCGCCACGCTGCCCCTCGGACCCCGAGAATGGACTCTCCTTGTCATTGGAAGTCTTGTGCCCTTGGGCCGGTACCTCCCCATTTCTCAGGCTGAACTTGTAAAGGCAAGGAGCAGGGCAGGgttctgggtggggcctgagactctgcatctCTAACACGTTCCCAGGGGAGGCCGACCTTCCTGGTCCTCGCCACACGTTGGGTCGCCAGGGCTCAGTTACTGAAACACCACACATCTAACACTTCGACAGCAACTGAGCTGAGATGtagtttttaatgtgattttgtgacatttaaaaacaattggGGAGGGGTCCTTATGCTTTACGAAACTGCCCGGAGCCCACAGCAGACAAAAGGCCAAGAATGCCTGTATCTGGCATGTTCCTGATTCCAGACAGAGGCCGTCCCACCCTCAGGCACAGAGCTGTGGCCAACCTGGGGGCGGGGAAGACACTGGGACACAGCCCAATCTACACCCCATCGGCCTCTGAGAAAAGCCACAAGTGCAGCGAGCACTGCGGGCGTGTTCCATCCATCAAATCTCCTCGAAGTGCTTCCACATTCCGTCACTGTTCCataacacagcaaaaaaaaaaaaaaaaaaaaaaaaaaaaagcctcaactcACTTCATGCAAGATTACCTTGGAAATCAACGCCAACTGAAATTATACAGAGTGGTATTAAAAATACAAcatgtgtcctggctggcatagctcagtggattgagctggggctgcaaaccaaagtatcccaggttcgattcccagtcagggcacatgcctgggttgtaggccatggcccccagcaaccgcacattgatgtttctctctctttctccctcccttccctctttaaaaataaataaaatcttaaaaaaaaaatacaaacatgagAGTTGCTCTCCTTCGGGAGGCCAGATAAATCCCACGGGGCCATCTTAAGAGGAGCAAGAGGTCTGACGTTCGGCCACCATCCCTGACTGGAGATGGTGACGTCAAAGCATTCCTTTTAAAGACTAAGAGAGGGCGGCTcgctcttcctgctcctcttccACCCAGACCCGGAGACCCAGGCACTCAAGGTCAAGTGGGAAGACAACTTGGAAAATCCAGAAGAAACGGACTTGAGCAATTAGAGTAGACGAGGGGACGGCGAGGGGCCTGGAGAGAAGCCTCGAATCCTTCTGCAGGTAGCTTTGCTTCCCTCAGCGCCCCACCAGGTTCCTCCCCATGACCACACCCCGAGACAGCCACTGTGCTGAGATGTAGTTTTTAAGGTGACTTTGCCACATTTGAAAACATTCTGGGGGGGGTCCGAACGCTTCAGGAAActgcccgggggtggggaggtggggaggcagagtGCGGCGACGGTCCAACCGAATGCCAGGCGACGTGTGGTTTCTGGCTCGCTGCGCTAACACAGCCCGCCCGGCAGAGAGAACACGGTGTTTATGTTGCGTTTCACTTTGCCACGCATGCGCTTTTCACGGGAATGCTGGCACTGACATCCTTCCCACCGGGTCGTCTTGGACTCGTAGGAATACACGTGTGGGCTGAAGATGCACTCTGCCCCACGTGGCAGATTTCTCCCTGTGGGACACCTGTCTGAACTTGGTGTCTTGTTGTAAGTTTTAACTTGAGTCACATTGGTCTGTCTTTGTGGTTTTAACTGTCTACTTACACCATGCATATGCCCTACCTTTCTGAACACATTCGAGACTTCCATACCTAGCTTCCTTCCTACACTTGGAATTGGTGActgaggaggggagaggcaaTGACCTTCGTCCGGACACTGCGCCTCTGAGCTCACCCGCGCCTCCTCCAACCCAAGGTGCGGCCTTACGTTCACACGCGCGcgtgcgtacacacacacacacacacacacacacacacaggtctgtTTATGGAATCTGTTCCATGTCTGTTTCTTGCAGCTACTGCATTACACCGTCTGCATTACAGCTTCACGGTGTTTTAGTGTCTGATAGAGCAAAGGGCTCGCTGTCCAGGGTTTCTGGGCACGTTTGcgccttctcttttctcccagaTGAATTCTACTCTCGGGAAGGCGGGTGAGATCGGGGTATGGAAGCAGAGGGGGCAAAAACCCTCGTCCTGTTGTTGGCTTTCAAACAATGCCACGCAGCCACCTTTGAGTGGGATGGTGTAAAAATGTGAAAGAGCAATATATATTCAATGTATAAAGTTAACGAGAAAATTGATGCTGTTTTTAAACCTATCCGGAGATATTTTACTActtacacattgatttttctgtattttcttgctTAAGATTTTacctggggaaaaaaatagaaataaagcatTTTCTATCCTGCTCCTCCTACCTCTActcctctctgtttctatgagtatTTAAGAGTTTAACTTTTTTCCCCCATCTAGGACAGCCTCGCATTTAagatataaatatgtatctatacaCAACCCCCCAACGTGACTTTAGAATACAGGTAATAAAAAGCCCGAATCCAAGTTCAAGGCCTGACTCTCCCATGCTCCCCAAGGAAAGCTGAGGCGAGCCTGCACCTAGGCGCACAGACGCCTGTCCTCAGCCACTCCTGCATCTGCTTCTGGCACCCGGCCTCTCCGGTCCTCCAAGTGCAGTCTGCGAGTCCTCAAGACTCTTCTGGAAGAGTCTGTGGTCACAAGTATCATCATGCTCCCACCACGACAGGCTTCGTCTTTTCCATCGTGGACAATCTCATGGATGCAGGAGCATGGGCGGGCAGGTGTGCCGGTACCTCAGCCCTCGGGGCCTTCTGGGCCCCGCCACCCAGGGAACAAACAAGGGGGGTCGGTCTCACCATCTGATTAAATCTCTCCCCCCGAACGGGCCTTCTCAACGTCCACAGTGACAAAATGGGAAGTTCACAGAAGCGGCTTCTGCTGCAACCCATGGTTCGTCTGAGAACgagtgtggtggggggaggggggtcacaCTGCCCACTGCACCCAGGCGGCGCCCTTTTGACAGGGACAACGGACAAACTGTGGTTTTTCCTAGATCCGCGATTCGGCAGAACTGGCTACGAGAGGCTACCACTTCAAAGCGAGTGGCCGACACTGCATCGGTGACACGTGAGCTCTGGGTGTGAACAGCAGGGCTGGCAAAATGCAGGTCTGTGTGCAGCTTCCTGGTTCttagtgttttgttgttgttgttgtttttgtttttaaaaatgagattggTAATATTAAGAGATTTTTTCCTGCGGGACAGTGGCATTTGGAAGAATCACCTAAGTTGGCGAACCAGCGTTTTCCAGATGCTCACTGTGCACGAGACGCCAGAAACCAAGAACCTGGGTCAGCGCACTCAAAGTGGAGAGCAGATCCATGGGTTTTAGCTTCACAGTCGGAAAAGTTTACGGATCTGCGGTTGCAGGGTCTACTCAGCAACTAACCGTTAAGAAACTACTGTCTGCCAGGCTGTGACCCAGCACCACAGAATAATAATGGTCCGAGAAGGCTGTCCACACCCCTCCACTCCAATCACATGCAGGGTGGGGCGCAAGTAGGTCTGCGGTGGTTCGTGTGGAAAAGGATTCAAGTTAGTCAATAATAGCACAAGAATGAACTGTTTCCCGTACCCACAACTGTAACCTGCTTTTGTCTACCCTGTATGTGAGGCCAGACACTCTTCCCAGGCATCAGCCAAAATGACAAAACAGTGGACCGTGGACAGAAACAGCTGTGAGCATGCAGCCGACTAGGAAACAAGACGTGAGCGATCTGCGAAGGTATAAACAATGCCGCTTTCTGGCTCGGAATAGAAAATGGgcttactgttattttttttagttgttcAGGTttccctatgttttttttttaagatttaacttatttatttttagagagggaagggagggagaaaaagagagagaaacatcaacttgtggttgttgggggccattgcccaggcatgtgccctgactgggaatcgaacctgcgatgctttggttcgcagacctcacttaatccactgagctatgccagccagggcgccttactgttatttttaagtgaatattttaaagtgtCAGACAGCTAATGTTGCAACTACAGATAAAATAgtgggttgagaaccactgttctacttATTTGGCAAAGATTTGggttccagtctttttttttttttttttttttaagaattttactgatttacttttagagagaggggaggagggaggagaggagaggaacatcgatctcTTGCccctggcaacccaggcacaaGCCCTGACCGgggtcaaactggtgaccttttgctttgtgggatgacgtcCGGCTGAGCcgcactggtcagggcagggctCGAGTCTTCAACCGTCAccaacatgccctggctgggtggctcagttggttggagcatcattccggACAgcaaaaaggctgcaggtttgaccTAGGCCTAAGGATTGAGCCAGCAACTAActaatgggtgtttctctccccgcTTTTCTCCCTAAAAAACCAAGCAACCTATCCTGgggtgagcatttaaaaaaataaagatctcctggccctggctggtgtggctccgtggactgagcgccggcctgcgaaccgaaaAAGGTCGAGTACACCCACGTGGCCACCCTGCCTCCCGCTCCCAGCTCAGGGTCGCCCTTTAGCCTACGTGTCAGTTTTCTTTCCCGGCGGGAGAGCCTTCTCTTTGTAGCTGCGCACTTGGCCGCGCGGATTCAAGGCTTCGTCAGCCCACGTGACGTGGGCTAACATGTCGGGTGCGCCTCCGAGGTCGGCAGTAGCCATCTCAGACCGCGCCGGGGACGGCTGCCTCGCTGGGGTGTCCGCGCAACAAAATAAGCGCCCGGCGCCCGGAGGCCATGGGCCAGCCGCCATTCTCAACTCGGGCCGGGGTGCGGGGCGGAAGCGGGCTGGGGTCAAAGCCACCATTGGTTGGATCTCACTACGTCACTGACCCGCAAGGGACACTACTTCCGGGTCACGTCCCGAGAGAGAGATACTGTGAGGGTCCCAGCCCCCGGTCCTACTTTTCACTGGCCAGGAGACTCGGAGGACCGGAGGAGTTGCCGCGGACGCGGACCCAGAGAAGGGGCCTGAGTACAGGTCTATGCAAGGAGCAGTCGGTCCGCACCCCTCCCTTCGTGCACCCACCAAGGACAGGGCCTTGCCTACGCTTTCTGTACCCCCACCGTGCTCTGTGTTACTCCAACAAAGTATCATGAATCCAGCTGTTGCATCTCTCTCTCCGTCCGCCCTGGCATCTGGGGCCTGACAATGCTTCCGACAGCGCCTGCTGTGCACGGTAGAATGCCGGCGGCACTGCTGGCCCCCACCCACTAGATGGCGGTAGCACAGCCGCAGCTGAGAACTACTAAACCGGCCCTGTTTACGAGTCTCGTCTTCGTTCAAGGGGCTCCTGCAATTCAAGTGGCTCCTGCAATTCGCGCAGCATCGTCATCCCAGCAGGCTTGTCTTTCAAGATGAGGATCGACCATTCCTTTCGCTAAGAGGCTTTTCACCGTCCACCCTTCCCGGGGAGAACTGACCCTCTGCTCTCTTATTCCCACAGCACCATGCCCCCTGTCCAGGAAGCTGTCTTAATGATGGAGCTGCAGAGTTTGAGCTGGGCATGTGGCTGCCCTTCTCGAAACCATTTCCCAGTGTCCCCTTCGtccacccccgcccgcccccccatGCTTTATGTGGCCAGTTCTAGGTTCAGCTCAGAGCTCACTAGCCACAGGGTTTGCTGCTTCTGGGGCAAGAGGGTGGGAGGCCGGAGCCCCTTCCCCTGCACGCCCCCTTCCCACTGGTTAAGGAGTCTGGACCCAGAGATGAAGCGCTACATTAAGGATGACAGAGCCAGCCTACCAGCTGCGGACTGCTTGCTTCTTAAGCTGCACCTGGGAGAAACGAACCTGATCATGTTCAAGCTGCTTAGTTTGGTTTCTGTAAGAGCCAACAGACCGGTATCCTAACTCACGCAGCCTAGCACAGGTCTACACTAGGGACAAAGGTGGGCCAAGTTCTGTAAAAATCCAGAGGGTCAATATCTCAGGATGTGTGCACCATACCGCCTCTAGCAACTGCCCAATAATGCCCCTGTAAGGTCAGCACGGCCAGGGACAGCAGGTGGACAGAGGGGTGTGCCAGCCATGGCCACCAGGCTCGGACCCCGGCTGCTGATCAGGGGAAGTCCCTTCGCTCCAgcacctcttctctctctgtccttggcAGCCGGTTGCAGCTTGGAAGGCACCTTCAAGAGGCAGCCTCACTGCTCTTCTCTAAGTTGCTACAGCCACAGCCTCGTGCGGCCCTCCCTCTGACCACCTCTCCAACTTCATCTCACGCCTActtaagaaaaggggaaaaaaacatctcaGGACATTTCTAAGGAGCAGACTAGCTAGCTGATCAGCTCTGGATAAAGGTTTCTCATTAGGTCATAATGAAGACATTGGCTGGATTTGCAATAACGTGAAGGCTGGACTGGGGCCGGAGGGTCCGTGTTCAAGTTCACGTACCATCTGGCACCCAGTTTTGCTCCTTCCgagcctttgcacctgctgttccctctgcctggcacactTCCTTTTCTCCCATCTTTTATACTTCAGGTTGAGATTCTGTTCTTCAGAAAAGCCTTTCACGAGAAGCCTAGGTCAAATGCCTGTCATATAGGTCCTTTAGCAGTTTCTCCTTACCTGTTCGTTGCCATTTTTGCCTGTTTGACCAAGTTTCATGAGGCAGACACAGTTACCTGTCCCGCTCACCACTATATGCCCGGCATTTAATTCAGatccccctacccacccccctcagtatttttggtttgtttttttacacTAAAGTTCTGAGCAAATGAACGAACACCTACCTGTGTGGATTCGTAGGTGGCGGTCCAAATCTTTCATGCCATGCACAGTTTTGAAGTGGCAacctagaagagaaagaaaaaacccgCTCTTCTTAGAATGCAACCTCAAAAAAGGAGACTCGACTATGAACGGAGGTTCCGATGAGTCACATGCTGAGCACTTGAGGGACCCACAGAGGATGTTGCCGGGCTGTGTGCGCAGAGAATCTCGGGCAGTCGGTGAGCGAGTCCACGCAGGGCCTGCCTACTGGCGCCTCGGCCAGCTCCCGCATGCTCTTTACCTGGGTAGCAACAGTTGAACGTCCTCTCTCCCAGGGTGGCTGTCTGCTCCTTGGACTCGGAGGGAGGGGCCGCGACTGGGGCTTTCTGGACATCACTGTTGTCCGTGGAGGGGCACGTTGGTTTTGGAGCACCATGATCTGCTTCCGAGGCTGAAACGGAGACAAAAAGAACCGTGGCTGCATTTTTCAGACCCGGCCACCGCGGCAAGCCTTGTAACAGAgcaggtgcggtgagggcttacATCACCTCCCTCCATCGCCGCTCCGAAGAGGCAAACCAAACACACATCGAAAACCGACAGCCACGTGCGTTCTGGTCTCACAAAAAGCCATCTCCCTCTAACGACCCATTTCCAGGAAACGCTGGGGACAAAAGAACACGGTCTGATGACAGGGACAAGCCTGGCGAGACCCAGACCGTAAACCTTTGCAAAAGCGCTCATCAGAGACCAAGTTTGTAAGATTGTTTCCGGTCCATCCCGGGCCAACGCTGTATAAGAGGAGATAAACACAAATTACGAGGAAAGTTGCAATGAGATGAAAATAGGAGCCCAGACCTTCCTCTCAGCGAGAACAGAAAGTTGCGTCACGGCGACGTCACGCTACTTTTAAACGCTTACTCTCGACTGCTGAGCGTGCTCTGTCCTGAGCCGGTAACAGGTCACAGGCTGCACGTCGACCCTCACTGCTCTCCAGGACACAACGCAGGTGTTTCAGCCCGTGAcgtgagaaagggaggggaacacCAGGGGCCAAAAGGCTTGACGTG carries:
- the LOC118496622 gene encoding zinc finger protein 64-like; this encodes MSRRKQTRPQHLHCEETQPALQEPAEAAREVAGGPASEADHGAPKPTCPSTDNSDVQKAPVAAPPSESKEQTATLGERTFNCCYPGCHFKTVHGMKDLDRHLRIHTGDKPHKCEFCDKCFSRKDNLTMHMRCHTSVKPHKCHLCDYAAVDSSSLKKHLRIHSDERPYQCQLCPYASRNSSQLTVHLRSHTGDTPFQCWLCSAKFKISSDLKRHMIVHSGEKPFKCEFCDVRCTMKANLKSHVRIKHTFKCLHCAFQGRDRADLLEHSRLHQADHPEKCPECSYSCSSAAALRVHSRVHCKDRPFKCDFCSFDTKRPSSLAKHIDKVHRDEAKTENRVPQGGEGPRDSGAPHVAKIVTQRAFRCETCGAAFVRDDSLRCHMKQHSDHGENKNSDLVTFPPESGVPGQLGALVSVGQLDTAPEPSQCL